A single genomic interval of Streptomyces sp. 1222.5 harbors:
- a CDS encoding PPOX class F420-dependent oxidoreductase produces MAPNIATNTRVSLDELLDFVRPRHRALLITRRADGAPQASPLTCGVDDSGRIVVSTYPERAKTRNAKRDSRVALVVLSDEWNGPWVQIDGTAEVVDAPESVEPLVEYYRNIAGEHPDWDEYRQAMLKQGKSIIRVTPDRWGPIATGGFPARLASDDA; encoded by the coding sequence ATGGCACCGAACATCGCGACCAACACCCGTGTATCGCTGGACGAGCTGCTGGACTTCGTACGCCCCCGCCACCGCGCCCTCCTGATCACCCGTCGGGCCGACGGCGCCCCGCAGGCCTCCCCGCTGACCTGTGGCGTCGACGACTCGGGCCGGATCGTGGTGTCGACCTATCCCGAGCGCGCCAAGACCCGTAACGCCAAGCGGGACTCCCGGGTGGCCCTGGTCGTCCTCAGCGACGAGTGGAACGGCCCATGGGTGCAGATCGACGGCACGGCCGAGGTCGTCGACGCCCCGGAGTCGGTGGAGCCGCTGGTCGAGTACTACCGCAATATCGCCGGCGAACACCCCGACTGGGACGAGTACCGCCAGGCGATGCTCAAGCAGGGCAAGTCGATCATCCGGGTGACCCCGGACCGCTGGGGCCCGATCGCCACGGGCGGCTTCCCGGCACGCCTGGCGTCCGACGACGCGTAG
- a CDS encoding ANTAR domain-containing protein produces the protein MTGFPVGLELAEALTAAAHELHGTTTPDATLTTAVRLAVHLLPGAEHAGVFEIERGDTLRTVAWSDDIVRDAGHPDPPYWERLWTSPVVRMADSGGPDGDGPGLRSVLSMRLRADKRRMTVLSAYARAPHAFDERTARLGRLFTTHVSLALNSATVREQLTEAMHTRDLIGQATGMLMERLDIDAAAAFESLVRASQRENVKLRDLARRIVGSTEN, from the coding sequence GTGACCGGTTTTCCGGTCGGCCTTGAGTTGGCCGAAGCGCTCACCGCGGCGGCCCACGAGCTGCACGGGACGACCACTCCCGATGCCACCCTGACCACCGCGGTCCGGCTCGCGGTGCACCTGTTGCCCGGCGCCGAGCACGCCGGGGTCTTCGAGATCGAGCGCGGAGACACCCTGCGTACGGTCGCCTGGTCCGACGACATCGTGCGGGACGCGGGCCACCCGGACCCGCCGTACTGGGAGCGGCTGTGGACCTCGCCGGTGGTGCGCATGGCCGACAGCGGCGGCCCGGACGGGGACGGGCCGGGGCTGCGCTCGGTGCTTTCCATGCGGCTGCGGGCCGACAAGCGCCGGATGACCGTGCTGAGCGCCTACGCCCGCGCGCCGCACGCCTTCGACGAGCGGACCGCCCGCCTCGGCCGGCTGTTCACCACCCATGTGAGCCTCGCCCTGAACTCGGCGACGGTACGCGAGCAGTTGACGGAGGCCATGCACACCCGGGACCTGATCGGGCAGGCCACGGGCATGCTGATGGAGCGCCTCGACATCGACGCGGCGGCGGCCTTCGAGAGCCTGGTCCGTGCCTCCCAGCGGGAGAACGTCAAGCTGCGCGACCTGGCCCGCCGCATCGTGGGGTCGACCGAGAACTAG
- a CDS encoding TetR/AcrR family transcriptional regulator: MAKAAGRSARASVWLEGGTRRGGRSGQPSGLDRERITEASVRLLDAEGLAKFSMRRLAAELNVTAMSLYWYVDTKDDLLELALDATYGELRLPDPEDTEQDWRRQLRELATAYRGLLVRHPWLSPLAGRYLNIGPRSLAFSHVIQRVVRRTGLPAHGVTGAISAVFQFVYGYGTIESHFSARIADTGLTPDEYFRQAMTAVSEVPGTAAVVKESADLMAARGGDTVAEMLERDFTFALDLLIAGIEAMVTRG, encoded by the coding sequence GTGGCGAAAGCAGCAGGTCGGTCGGCGCGGGCCAGTGTCTGGCTGGAGGGCGGGACCCGCCGGGGCGGGCGCAGCGGGCAGCCCTCGGGGCTGGACCGGGAGCGGATCACCGAGGCGTCCGTACGGCTGCTGGACGCCGAGGGGCTCGCCAAGTTCTCCATGCGCCGTCTGGCCGCCGAGCTGAACGTCACCGCGATGTCCCTGTACTGGTACGTCGACACCAAGGACGACCTGCTCGAACTGGCCCTGGACGCGACCTACGGCGAGCTGCGGCTGCCCGACCCCGAGGACACGGAGCAGGACTGGCGGCGGCAGCTGCGGGAGCTGGCCACCGCCTACCGGGGGCTGCTGGTCCGCCACCCCTGGCTGTCCCCGCTGGCCGGGCGCTACCTCAACATCGGCCCGCGGTCGCTCGCCTTCTCCCACGTGATCCAGCGTGTCGTCCGCCGGACCGGGCTGCCGGCGCACGGCGTGACGGGGGCGATCTCGGCCGTCTTCCAGTTCGTCTACGGGTACGGCACGATCGAGAGCCACTTCTCCGCCCGGATCGCGGACACCGGGCTGACCCCCGACGAGTACTTCCGGCAGGCCATGACCGCCGTGTCCGAGGTCCCGGGGACCGCCGCGGTCGTCAAGGAGTCCGCGGACCTCATGGCGGCCCGCGGCGGCGACACCGTCGCGGAGATGCTGGAGCGCGACTTCACCTTCGCCCTGGACCTCCTGATCGCCGGCATCGAGGCCATGGTCACCCGCGGCTGA
- a CDS encoding MFS transporter — protein sequence MSAPQGRPGPPGHPQRWLILGVVCLAQLTVLLDNTVLNVAIPSLTRELHAATSDIQWMINAYSLVQSGLLLTAGSAADRYGRKKMLIAGLALFGIGSLIAGLADSTPQLIAARAGMGVGGALLLTTTLAVAMQIFAPEEQPKAIGIWSAVNALGFAGGPLIGGFVLNHFWWGAIFLINIPVAALGLAAVVALVPESKAPRGDRPDLLGALLSTIGMAALVYAIISGPGHGWTSARVLGTGAVAVLVLGAFAWWENRTDEPMLDLRFFHDRRFTGAVAGAVLITFGMGGALFLLTQHLQSVLGYGPLEAGLRTAPLALTVVALNFTGIAAKWSARLGTPVSIALGMVLMSAGLVAIAEVDTGGYAGTLAGLLLIGAGCAVANPAMAHAIMSAIPPERAGVGAGINGTLAEFGNGLGVAVLGAVLSSSVASGESLSDGLGAGQLVGAVAVLAGGLVAAGLLRRAERVSA from the coding sequence ATGTCCGCCCCCCAAGGCCGCCCCGGCCCACCCGGTCATCCCCAGCGCTGGCTGATCCTCGGCGTCGTCTGCCTCGCGCAGCTCACCGTGCTGCTCGACAACACCGTCCTGAACGTCGCCATCCCGTCGCTGACCCGCGAACTGCACGCGGCTACCTCCGACATCCAGTGGATGATCAACGCCTACTCGCTGGTGCAGTCCGGGCTGCTGCTCACCGCGGGCAGTGCGGCCGACCGCTACGGCCGCAAGAAGATGCTGATCGCCGGGCTCGCCCTGTTCGGGATCGGTTCCCTGATCGCGGGCCTGGCCGACTCCACGCCCCAGCTGATCGCCGCCCGGGCCGGCATGGGCGTCGGCGGCGCGCTGCTGCTGACCACCACCCTGGCCGTGGCCATGCAGATCTTCGCGCCCGAGGAGCAGCCGAAGGCGATCGGCATCTGGAGCGCCGTCAACGCCCTGGGCTTCGCGGGCGGTCCGCTGATCGGCGGCTTCGTGCTCAACCACTTCTGGTGGGGCGCGATCTTCCTGATCAACATCCCGGTGGCGGCGCTCGGCCTGGCCGCGGTGGTGGCTCTCGTCCCCGAGTCGAAGGCACCCCGCGGCGACCGCCCGGACCTGCTCGGCGCGCTGCTGTCCACCATCGGCATGGCCGCGCTCGTCTACGCGATCATCTCCGGGCCCGGTCACGGCTGGACCTCCGCGCGCGTGCTCGGCACCGGGGCCGTCGCGGTGCTGGTGCTGGGTGCCTTCGCGTGGTGGGAGAACAGGACCGACGAGCCCATGCTCGACCTGCGCTTCTTCCACGACCGTCGGTTCACGGGCGCCGTGGCCGGCGCCGTGCTCATCACCTTCGGCATGGGCGGCGCGCTCTTCCTGCTGACCCAGCACCTCCAGTCGGTGCTCGGATACGGGCCGTTGGAGGCCGGTCTGCGGACCGCTCCGCTGGCGCTGACCGTGGTGGCGCTCAACTTCACCGGCATCGCCGCGAAGTGGTCGGCCAGGCTGGGCACGCCGGTGTCGATCGCGCTCGGCATGGTGCTGATGTCGGCGGGTCTGGTGGCCATCGCCGAGGTCGACACCGGTGGCTACGCCGGCACGCTGGCCGGACTGCTGCTGATCGGCGCGGGGTGTGCGGTCGCCAACCCGGCCATGGCGCACGCCATCATGAGCGCGATACCTCCGGAGCGGGCCGGGGTGGGGGCGGGCATCAACGGAACGCTGGCCGAGTTCGGCAACGGCCTCGGTGTGGCCGTGCTCGGTGCCGTGCTCAGTTCGTCCGTGGCCTCGGGGGAGTCCCTCTCGGACGGTCTCGGGGCCGGGCAGCTGGTCGGCGCGGTCGCCGTACTGGCCGGAGGTCTCGTGGCGGCGGGACTGTTGCGGCGGGCGGAGCGGGTGTCCGCCTGA